A region from the Melioribacter roseus P3M-2 genome encodes:
- a CDS encoding ABC transporter ATP-binding protein, with the protein MEIIRTKNLSKTYQDNGVPVEALKDINLSIDKGEYVVIAGPSGSGKTTLLNLIGALDAPTTGKVFFMGENLSDKSKKELSEFRLNNLGFIFQAYNLIPVLTALENIEFSMMLKGIPEKERREKALELMNELGIGELANKRPNEMSGGQQQRVAVARAIVNNPGLVLADEPTANLDSNTANNLLDLMEKMNREKNITFIFSSHDQKVIDRAKRLIILKDGRIEEDSGK; encoded by the coding sequence ATGGAAATAATAAGAACCAAAAATCTGAGTAAAACTTATCAGGACAACGGAGTGCCGGTGGAAGCTCTGAAAGATATAAATCTCTCGATCGACAAAGGAGAGTACGTAGTGATTGCAGGGCCTTCCGGTTCTGGAAAAACAACGCTTTTGAATCTTATCGGAGCGCTCGACGCTCCGACGACGGGAAAAGTCTTTTTTATGGGAGAAAACCTGTCCGACAAATCGAAAAAAGAACTATCCGAATTTCGTCTCAATAATCTCGGATTTATTTTCCAGGCTTATAATTTAATACCGGTTTTGACCGCCCTCGAAAATATCGAATTCAGTATGATGTTGAAAGGAATTCCCGAAAAAGAGCGGAGAGAAAAAGCCCTCGAATTGATGAACGAACTCGGCATCGGCGAGCTTGCAAATAAACGCCCTAACGAAATGAGCGGCGGACAACAACAGCGAGTTGCCGTAGCGCGCGCAATTGTCAATAATCCCGGTCTGGTGCTTGCCGACGAGCCGACCGCAAATCTCGATTCGAACACGGCAAATAATCTGCTCGATTTAATGGAAAAAATGAATCGCGAAAAAAATATTACTTTTATTTTCTCGTCTCATGACCAGAAAGTTATCGACAGAGCCAAACGACTGATCATTCTGAAGGACGGCAGAATTGAAGAGGATTCCGGGAAATGA
- a CDS encoding NCS2 family permease, translated as MSLKMYFNFEQLRTNYRNEIIGGITTFVTMAYIVIVNPKILEAAGIPFGPSMVATVLTAFFGTFIMGVYAKRPFAIAPYMGENAFIAYTVVKVLGYSWQTALGAIFISGVLFTILTLTKIRSWLANEIPEALKISFAVGIGLFLTFIGLNDTGIVSLGAPGAPVKVGNLSDVSILLAVLGFIIIAALMIKKVHGAIIIGILSVAIMGFILGEAPLPQKIIDMPPSIEPIFMKIDWIGALTWGFIAVILVIFITDLIDTLGTLLGLAYKADMLDENGNLPDIEKPMLCDALSTVVASLLGTTTAGVYIESAAGIEAGGRSGFSAVVTALLFLLTLFLSPFFTSVPPFAYGASLIIVGFLMMSPVKNIDFGNLPEAIPAFVTIVMMCFTYNLGVGMTAGFAVYPITMTLGGKFRQISTGMWVLFAFSLLFYVFYPY; from the coding sequence ATGTCTCTTAAAATGTACTTCAATTTCGAACAACTCCGCACGAATTATCGTAATGAAATAATCGGAGGAATTACCACCTTTGTAACGATGGCGTACATTGTCATCGTAAATCCCAAAATTCTCGAAGCCGCCGGCATACCGTTCGGTCCTTCAATGGTTGCTACGGTATTGACTGCGTTTTTCGGCACTTTTATTATGGGAGTTTATGCCAAACGCCCATTTGCTATTGCGCCCTATATGGGCGAAAACGCTTTCATTGCTTATACTGTTGTAAAAGTGCTCGGTTACAGTTGGCAGACCGCATTGGGAGCAATTTTTATTAGCGGCGTTTTATTTACAATTCTGACATTAACCAAAATCAGAAGCTGGCTGGCAAACGAGATCCCCGAGGCGCTTAAAATTTCCTTTGCCGTCGGCATCGGTCTGTTTTTGACGTTTATCGGTCTTAACGATACGGGCATAGTTAGTCTGGGCGCGCCGGGCGCTCCGGTAAAAGTGGGAAATTTATCGGACGTTTCTATTCTGCTGGCTGTGCTGGGTTTTATTATCATCGCCGCTTTGATGATTAAAAAAGTACACGGAGCAATTATTATCGGAATTCTGAGCGTCGCCATAATGGGGTTTATATTAGGCGAGGCTCCGTTGCCTCAAAAAATAATTGATATGCCTCCTTCTATTGAGCCGATATTTATGAAAATCGATTGGATAGGCGCGTTGACATGGGGATTTATAGCTGTTATACTCGTAATATTTATTACGGATTTAATCGATACGCTCGGCACATTGCTCGGACTGGCATATAAAGCCGATATGCTGGATGAAAACGGGAATTTGCCCGATATCGAAAAGCCGATGCTGTGCGACGCCCTGTCGACTGTCGTAGCTTCTCTGCTCGGAACCACAACGGCGGGAGTTTATATCGAATCGGCGGCGGGAATCGAAGCGGGAGGGCGTTCCGGCTTTTCTGCGGTAGTTACCGCGCTCCTTTTCTTGCTGACGCTTTTTCTTTCACCGTTTTTTACTTCCGTTCCTCCGTTTGCATACGGCGCCTCCTTAATAATTGTAGGCTTTCTGATGATGTCGCCGGTTAAGAATATCGATTTCGGTAATCTGCCTGAGGCAATACCGGCTTTCGTTACGATTGTGATGATGTGCTTTACTTATAATCTCGGCGTGGGAATGACCGCCGGTTTTGCGGTCTATCCGATTACTATGACTCTCGGCGGTAAATTCAGGCAAATCTCGACAGGCATGTGGGTATTGTTTGCGTTCTCTCTTTTGTTTTATGTTTTTTATCCGTATTAA
- a CDS encoding ABC transporter permease gives MILKIAWRNLWRNKRRSIIIQSSVVVGVAAIILLDSLSNGMLVQMLNNQINTSVAHIQIHKNGFKDNKLVKNFIGEPEKVKSVIDRNSHVKAYSERVISFGLISSASNSSGVYINGIDPDRESKVSIMNAFIKKGNYITSKGNDDKMLREIVIGEKLADKLNVDIGDKVVLLSNTPDGSIGSDLFRVSGIFKTFSSEIDNSLVYIPLKSAQGLLDIGDNIHEIALILDDYKLADNVKDDIRKNLNDDYEVLSYSDNLPLLVIQLDFYKQSAYIITVIVSIALIFGIINTMLMAVMERIREFGVLKSIGMKNSKLFFMILTEAFILGVSGTIIGALLAVLTYLPLSHTGIDFSIFAASLESFGVGAIIYPVLLLENVINTLLTIPLVAALGAIYPAYRAIKLEPVYALRYI, from the coding sequence ATGATATTAAAAATTGCTTGGCGAAATCTTTGGAGAAATAAAAGAAGGTCGATTATTATTCAATCTTCCGTGGTTGTGGGAGTGGCAGCTATAATTTTGCTCGACAGTCTTTCCAACGGAATGCTTGTTCAAATGCTGAACAATCAGATTAACACGAGCGTCGCTCACATTCAAATACACAAGAACGGATTCAAAGACAATAAACTGGTAAAAAATTTTATCGGCGAGCCCGAAAAGGTAAAGAGCGTAATCGACAGGAATTCGCATGTCAAAGCGTATTCGGAAAGAGTGATTTCTTTCGGTTTGATCAGCAGCGCCTCAAATTCATCGGGAGTGTATATTAACGGAATAGACCCGGACCGGGAATCGAAAGTTTCCATTATGAACGCTTTTATCAAAAAGGGAAATTATATAACCAGTAAAGGTAACGACGACAAGATGCTTCGTGAGATAGTAATCGGCGAAAAATTAGCCGATAAACTGAATGTTGATATAGGCGACAAAGTGGTGCTCCTTTCCAATACGCCCGACGGTAGCATCGGTTCCGACCTCTTCAGAGTTAGCGGCATTTTCAAAACATTCAGCTCGGAAATTGACAATTCATTGGTTTATATTCCTCTCAAAAGCGCTCAAGGTCTTCTTGATATCGGAGATAATATTCACGAAATAGCGCTCATTCTCGACGATTACAAACTTGCAGATAATGTTAAAGATGACATCCGAAAAAATCTCAACGACGATTACGAAGTTCTGTCGTATTCCGATAATTTACCTCTTCTGGTTATACAGCTCGATTTCTACAAACAGTCTGCATATATAATTACCGTGATTGTAAGTATTGCGCTAATATTCGGAATTATTAACACTATGCTGATGGCAGTTATGGAGCGGATACGAGAATTCGGAGTGTTGAAATCGATCGGTATGAAAAATTCGAAATTGTTTTTTATGATTCTTACAGAGGCTTTTATACTGGGAGTCTCCGGCACAATTATAGGCGCTCTTCTTGCCGTATTAACTTATTTGCCGTTGTCTCATACGGGTATCGACTTCAGTATTTTTGCCGCCAGTCTGGAATCCTTCGGCGTCGGCGCAATAATTTATCCGGTGCTTTTGTTGGAAAATGTTATCAATACGCTGCTTACAATTCCTTTGGTAGCGGCGCTGGGCGCAATCTATCCTGCCTATCGCGCGATTAAACTGGAGCCTGTCTATGCGCTCAGATATATTTAG
- the speD gene encoding adenosylmethionine decarboxylase, translating to MNPLGTQHIAEFIDCDKTYLNNERKLKSFLKKGIEDSGLHSVGIVSHKFDPLGVTVIAIISESHIGMHTYPEAGHVSLDVFTCSDPHKHMKLINYLRKALKPKKVRLGYLKRGNLIEFHEPDWIPSVSGYGFEVSYHAEKVLYSKKSKYQMIEIIENEHFGRMLFLDNELQISEYDADIYNAALVDPIRKSNLKIKNAVILGGGDGGVLHELLKIKPRKVTLVDIDPKVIEASTKYLGKISQESFVDKHVEIVYQDALHYIKNNGGFDAVIYDLTMHPEAFSKVPREEFLDNFFGDIYKSMNPGGVITLQCCSQFDAETRELVDSILKKYYKKLSTIRFSSPLSAKNGFSLRRVNKI from the coding sequence TTGAACCCGTTAGGAACCCAGCATATTGCGGAATTTATTGACTGCGATAAAACCTATCTGAATAACGAAAGAAAATTAAAATCATTCCTGAAAAAAGGTATTGAAGATTCGGGACTCCATTCCGTAGGTATAGTAAGCCACAAATTCGATCCTCTCGGCGTTACGGTAATTGCAATTATTAGCGAATCTCACATCGGGATGCATACTTATCCCGAAGCGGGTCATGTCTCCCTCGATGTGTTTACGTGTTCCGACCCGCATAAACACATGAAGTTGATTAATTATCTGCGAAAAGCTCTCAAGCCGAAAAAAGTTCGACTCGGATATTTGAAACGAGGGAATCTGATCGAATTTCACGAACCCGACTGGATCCCGTCGGTTTCAGGCTACGGCTTCGAGGTAAGCTACCATGCCGAAAAAGTGCTCTATTCTAAAAAGTCCAAGTATCAGATGATTGAAATTATTGAGAACGAACATTTCGGCAGAATGCTTTTTCTCGATAACGAGCTGCAGATTTCAGAATACGACGCCGATATCTACAACGCCGCATTGGTCGATCCGATTAGAAAATCGAATCTTAAAATTAAAAATGCGGTAATTTTGGGCGGCGGCGACGGCGGCGTTCTGCATGAATTGCTGAAGATCAAACCGCGCAAAGTTACGCTGGTAGATATCGATCCGAAAGTAATCGAAGCGAGTACGAAATATCTCGGCAAAATTTCTCAGGAATCGTTTGTCGATAAACACGTGGAAATAGTCTACCAGGACGCGTTGCATTATATTAAAAACAACGGCGGGTTCGACGCGGTTATTTACGACCTGACGATGCACCCCGAAGCTTTTTCGAAAGTTCCGCGCGAGGAATTTCTGGATAACTTTTTCGGCGATATCTATAAGAGCATGAATCCCGGCGGAGTAATTACTCTTCAATGCTGCTCGCAGTTCGACGCCGAAACGCGCGAACTTGTGGATTCGATTCTGAAGAAATATTACAAAAAATTAAGTACTATTCGGTTCTCGTCCCCTCTTTCTGCGAAGAATGGATTTTCGCTTCGGCGCGTAAATAAAATCTGA